In Marinifilum sp. JC120, the sequence AGATATTGCCTCCGGCAGGGTCGCCGAAGGCATAGGAGATAAAATATGCTAGACGACAAAACCCCATATACTTTTGACCGCGTGGTACGGCTGCTGCTTGCCGCAGGTTCTATCTGGGTAGCAGTAACCCTGCTGGATACCCTAAGTGCGGCTCTGGTTCCCTTTGCCGTGGCCCTGACTCTGGCTTACCTGCTAAACCCGCTGGTGAATTTCACTGCCCGTTTTATCAAGAACCGCACTGCGGCAGTCTTGGCAACTCTTGTGGGCTTGCTGGTTCCGGCAACGTATTTTTTTTGGCGTGCAGTGCGTGCCGTGGGTTTGGAAATGAAACAGACCGGGGTATTGCTGGCAAGTCTGGTCAATGATTCCGCTGTGGCTCAGCGGGCGGCTGAATATATCCCCGAAGATCTCTGGCAGACCATACTCGATCTGGCCAAACAGGAAAATGTGCGCTCATTTCTCACTGAATCCGGTCTTACCGATATGCTCAAGGCTTCGGCTCAGAAGGCCCTGCCTGGAATATGGAATCTGGTCAGTGGATCGGCTCACACTCTTGGTATATTGGCCGGACTGTTTGTAATTATCCTTTATCTTGTCTTTCTGCTTACCGATTACGACAAGCTCGGCAAATGGCGGGAGCAGATCCCTCCCAAGTACCGTGATAAGGTCGCGTCGTTTGTTGACGACTTCACTAATGTGACCAACCGCTATTTCCGTACACAAGCCTTCATAGCCATGATTATCGGAAGCCTGTTTTCATTGGGATTTTTGATCATTAAACTGCCGCTGGCGATTCTGCTGGGTATGCTCATCGGGCTGCTCAATATGGTCCCGTATCTCCAGATAGCGGGACTGATCCCGGCCTTTCTGCTTGCGGCAGTCAATGCGCTGGCAACAGGTGGGAATTT encodes:
- a CDS encoding AI-2E family transporter, with the translated sequence MLDDKTPYTFDRVVRLLLAAGSIWVAVTLLDTLSAALVPFAVALTLAYLLNPLVNFTARFIKNRTAAVLATLVGLLVPATYFFWRAVRAVGLEMKQTGVLLASLVNDSAVAQRAAEYIPEDLWQTILDLAKQENVRSFLTESGLTDMLKASAQKALPGIWNLVSGSAHTLGILAGLFVIILYLVFLLTDYDKLGKWREQIPPKYRDKVASFVDDFTNVTNRYFRTQAFIAMIIGSLFSLGFLIIKLPLAILLGMLIGLLNMVPYLQIAGLIPAFLLAAVNALATGGNFWLALGGVGAVFAVVQVLQDAVLVPRLQGESMGLSPWMILLSLSIWGQLLGFLGLVLALPLTCMALALYRQWVMEQGEVEGEG